AAGAAGGGGGTGAAATTATTTTGTGATAATTATGGACAAAGCTTCAGGACGAGTTTTATAATTTAACCTGGAAAAAGTGGGGAATAAATCTGATACCGGGGTGGGGAATAAAGCTGATACTTGACAATAAGTAGTAAGGAGAAATTATGCCCAGTTTCACTATCGAGCATGCCCTGTGGGCACTTCTGTTAGGGGGTCTAAGCGCTGTATCACTGCCAATGGGAGCGATGCTTGGAGTACTCTGGAAACCCAAAGCATGGGTGACAGCAGCCCTGACAGCCTTTGGCGCAGGAGCCCTTCTGGCAGCCTTGAGTGTGGAATTGGTAGCCCCTACTGCACTGGCTGTGATGGGACAGGGAGCGAGTGGTTCCAATGTTGAAGTCCACGGGGGTAGTGCACTGGTTGCCCTGTTTGCCTTGCTGGTCGGGAGTATTGTCGGAGGTATCCTATTTATTGTACTGGATCAACTCCTGAATGCAAAAGGTGGATACCTGCGCAAAACGGCTACTACTATCACTTACCTCAGCCAACGCCGGAAGCGACGAACCGAACGGATGCTACACCGACTGGGCCAAATTGAGTTCTTTCGGAACATCCCACCCGAACATGTGCAGATGTTGGTGGAATATTTGCGACCCGTAACTTTTGAGGCGGGTGAGAGACTATTCAGACAAGGAGATCGGGGAGATCGGATGTACTTTCTTGAGCAAGGCAAAATTACGCTGTTGCTGGACGGTAAAGAGTTTAAAGCCTTAGGCACCGGTGATATCTTAGGCGAGATCGCCCTGCTGACAGGAGCGCCACGGACGGCAGAGGCGGTAGCCCATAGTCACACCGTCGCCTTTGTTCTACTTAAGGAAGACTTCGACAGGATCCGTAAGACATTACCAGAACTCGAGGAAGCAACCACGCGACTGGCAAGTCAGCGTCTCGACGAACTGCGACATCACCAAGAAGTCGCTGCCCATGCCGCCGCTGATTGGGCAGAGAAGGCATCCAACGCTCTGCGCCAGAGCACCTCTCTGCCAACTCCCCATGAGATAAGACTCGCCGCAAGCGAGCACAAAGGTGCCCCGTTAGCGATCTGGTTGGGCAGCTTGCTAGACGGCGCCGCTGAGAGCTTCGTCATCGGTGCTGGTTTTCTGGCGATATTAACCGCTAAGATGGCTCACGGCATGCCGAGTTTCGTGGAGGTTATTCCCTATATGCTTATTGTCGGCGTGTTTCTGTCGAATTTTCCTGAGGCGATGTCGAGCAGTATAGGTATGAAGAATCAGGACTGGAAGGCGCCAAAGATTCTTGCATTGTGGGTATCGTTGATGGTAATGGCAGCCTTAGGCTCGGTTGTGGGCTACTCCGTCGGTGCCGAAGTAGGTCACATTGTTATAGCGGGCATCGAGGGAGTCGCTGCAGGTGCCATGCTGACGATGATCGCACAGACAATGATTCCCGAAGCAGTGCATCTGGGTGGTCCCAACATCGTTGGTTTGAGCACGCTGGCTGGATTCCTCTCGGCGGTAGCCTTCAAGATTCTTGAGTCTTAACGATCAGAGAGTATCTTTGTGATTACCAATAGCAAAAGAGCCGATTTTCTGAGTACTGCTATTAAAGCAGCAAAAGTTGCAGGCAATATCATTCTAAGTAATCTCGGTAAGATTTCGAAAAATGACATTGGTTTAAAGCAAGCATCAGACTTCGTTACACGTATTGATAAGGAATCGGAATATGCTATCATAAGGATAATTAAAGAAAAGTTTCCTGATCACTATTTCCTCGCAGAAGAATCCAGCAGGGATACTGACACAGGTACATACCTGTGGATAATTGATCCACTTGACGGCACCACAAATTATATCCATGGATTCCCAGTCTTTGCTGTTTCTGTGGCACTTCAACATAAAGATGAAATAATCACTGGGGTTATTTTCGATCCCTTGAAGAATGAACTCTTTACTGCTGAGAAAGGGAAAGGGGCATTCTTAAATGGACAACCGATAAAGGTATCTGCTGTCACTGCTTTGCAAAATAGCCTCATTACAACAGGCTTCCCTTTTAGAAAGAAAAATCTAATTGATGAATACTTAAAGCTCTTCAAAAATATCCTCCATAAAGTGAGCGACCTGAGAAGGGCTGGTGCTGCTGCACTTGACCTCGCATATGTTGCCTGCGGAAGATGTGAGGCATTTTTTGAGCTTGGCCTCAGCCCCTGGGATGTGGCAGCAGGAAGCCTCATAATAAAAGAGGCAGGAGGGATCGTTACTGATTTTAGCGGAGGGACTGAGTATTTGTCTACAGGCAATATTGTCGCAGGAAACCCAGTAATTCATAAAGAGATATTGAAGGAAGTAAAGGGTGTATTTTATCCTCTGTCTTTACATCATTAAAGAGGTTTTTGAATATATGATTCAGTACCTCAATCTCAGGCACATGAGAAAGGCAGGTGCGACAATACCACCTGAATTTGAGGGGAAGATAGATGAAGCATTGCTGAAAAAGACTCAGGAATATGAAGCAGACAAAACCCGCTTTGGCTTTGTTTCATCACTATTTGGTAATATTGTCACCATCGTATTTATCTTCGGTGGCCTGCTGAACATATACAATACATGGATAGCATCTTTGAACCTCTCCTTTATTATCTCAGGTTGGTTCTTTTTTATGTTCTTATTTTATGCTGGAGAAATCCTCTCAGTGCCTTTTAATCTCTACAATATCTTTAAGATAGAAAACAAGTATGGATTCAACACCATGACCTTCAGACTATGGATATCAGATTTTATAAAATCGCTTTTAATTTCTACTGTCATAATGTCTCTGATTATATTTGCAGGACTTTGGCTTATTCGATTGGACCCAAATCTCTGGTGGTTATGGGTATGGGGCTTTCTCTTTATTTTCAGCATTTTTATAATGTATATATCTCCTTATGTCGTTGAGCCTCTTTTTAATAAATTCACACCCATCGAAGATGAATCATTAAAAGAGAAAATTTTAAAATTAGTGGAAAAAGCCAATATTCACGCAGGCAGGATATTCCAGATGGATGCATCAAAGAGGAGCAGACATACTAATGCCTATTTCACTGGCGTCGGGAAAACAAAGAGAATAGTGCTTTATGATACCCTACTTGAAGGGATGAATCATAACGAGATACTCTCTGTTCTTGCACATGAGATAGGGCATTGGAAAAAGAAGCATTTATTGAAAGCCCTTGCTGCATTTGGGATGTTTTCACTTATTGTCCTTTATCTCACACACAGACTCATTCAAGGTGATTTTATTTTAACGCTTTTCAATATAAGCACAAACACTATTTTTGCAAAATTTATTATCCTTTCATTCCTTGTTAGTATTCTTTTATTGCCTTTGAAACCATTCGTGAATTTCTTTTTAAGAAGGCATGAAAGGCAGGCTGATAGGGCATCGTATGATCTCACAAAGGATGTAGAGAGCATGGTGAGTGCCTTTATAAAACTCTTAAAAGAAAACCTCTCAAATCTCTATCCACATCCACTCTATGTTACCTTATACTATTCACATCCTCCTATACTGGAGAGGATAAGGTATATCAAGGGATTTCAATAGGATTCTACGAAGGGGAGTTAAGAGGGGTCAGGTTGGGTTATTTCTTTCACCTACAAATATTAACTTTTTAGAAGATCTAAGAAGTAACAATTAAATAAAGGCTGGATTAAGGATTACCAAAACGCTGTCTGAGAGTTCGCACAAAAATAGCGTCTGCTTTTGCAGAAATCATCTCAAGTGGAGAATAGCCTCTCTTCCATGCGAAAAATAAGGTAAGAACGATGACAATTCCGGTAATCACTACATTTTGCCATGCATTGAGTTTCCATTGTCCTTCCCATACTAATTGAAAAGAATTTGAAAAGGGCCACAGGTAGGGGATAGGCCACTGATAATCATCAGGGCCACGAGAACCGGCTATATCTCCCAGCAGGTGGAGATGGAAGCTGATAAATACAAGGAACGTAGTAATCCACCTTCGTTTCGCGAGCATAAAACCTAAAAGTGTTACCAAGAAAGCAAACCCTATGTTATGAGTCAAGACGTGATGAAATTCCCCATACCATCGAAAAGGTTCACTCTTTCCCGCCAATAAATCGGCAACAATCACAAGACTATCTGCATCAGAGATAATACCTGCAACGGTTACAAGTGCCCTATCGCGCTTGTCTAACTTAGCCGTATTTGCAACAAGCCAACCTATAAAGAAATGCGTTACAGGGCTCATTACCTTACCTCAGAATTCACACCGAGTCTCCATCAATAAGCAATTTTTTGTTTTTCATAGTAGGACATCTTTCAGATCTTTCTTTTTAAATCGCCTCTTTAACTGATTTTAAAAGAATTTCATAATCCTTTTCACTTTTCACAAATACACCGAGATTTCCCAATCTGATATTCTTTAATCCAGCTTCTTTTGCTGCCTGATAAGCCTCAAGCATTTGATCTACATCTGGACTGGGAACATCTTTGAGCTTATATTCGCCAAAGAAGGCTAAAATGGTAAATGGAATCTCATTTATTTTTCCTTGCCATTATTTGCTTCAAACCTTCCAGGAATCAAGGTACCGCATTTCGGACATCTACCTTTTTCAACCTTATTCCTGATAATCTCAAAAATATACCTTTCTATCAACAACTCTCCGCATTCGTGGCAATATGTATTTTCCCACCTGTGGCCTGGAACATTGCCAAGATACACATACCATAGCCCTTCCTCTTTTCCGATCATCCGTGCCCTTTCAAGGTCTGAGATAGGTGTTGATGATAGATGACTGAGTTTGTGATGGGGATAAAACCTCGTTACATGCCATGGGGTCTCAGGACCGAGGCTAATTTTTATCCATGATGCAATATCCCGGAGTTCTGTCTTATTATCATTAAATCCTGGAGTAACATTTGTGACGCACTCTACATGCATTCCATATTCCTTCGCCTTTTTAGTTATTTCGAGGATTCCTTCAAACCCTTCTATATGACAGGTTCTAAGATATGTCCTGTCAGAAAATGCTTTTATATCAACCCTGTAAACATCAAGGAATGGTGCAATCGCCTCCAAAGCTTCTCCTGTAATAAATCCATTGGTCACATAATTTGTATAAAGTCCTTGAGCTCTGGCAAGCCTTGCACCATCAAGGGTATATTCGAACCATAGTGCTGGCTCATTGAATGTCCAGGAGATGCCAATACACCCTGTAGACTTTGCCTTTAAGACCAATTCTTCTGGAGGCAGATATTCTGTATACATCGTTCCTACTTTCCAGTGTGATATATCCCAGTTCTGGCAGCCGGGGCATCTGAAGTTACAGCCAACACTGCCAAGAGAAAGCCACCTTGAGCCAGGGTAGAAATGAAAGACAGGTTTTTTCTCGATGGGGTTTATTGATAAAGATGATACTTCTCCATATATCAGGCTATAGAGCATTTCGCCTTTATTCATCCTTGTATGACACCAGCCCTTTTTGCCTTCTGAGATAACACACCTTCTCTGGCAGGTAAGGCATATGACCTTTCCATCAGCAAGCCCTGTGTACAGATACGCCTCTTTTTCCATAAATTAATTTTAAACCTTAATCCGAACAGTTACAAATTTTTAATACAACATAAATTTGTTGCAAGCATATAAAATACCTCATATAATAATCGCCATCTGTTTGAGGATTGTAGCGTGATAATAGGTGTTCCAAAAGAGATAAAGAAAGAGGAATACAGGGTTGGAATTACACCCTTTGGTGTTGAAGAACTCAAAAGGGATGGTCATACAATCCTTATAGAGACTGGCGCTGGTGAAGGTAGTGGCTTTTCTGACGATGAATATTTGAAGGTAGATGCTGATATTGTTGACAGGGAAATTCTATTCAAAAAGGCAGAACTCATCGTCAAGGTAAAGGAGCCTTCCCCCTCTGAGTACGATTTGCTCAGAGAGAGGCAGGCAATCTTCACATACCTCCATCTGGCACCAAACCGTGAACTTACAGAACTACTCCTGAATAAAAAGGTGATTGCTCTCGGATATGAAACCCTCCAGAAAGATGGAACCCTTCCTTTACTTGCTCCGATGAGTGAGATTGCTGGCAGAATGGCACCCATCATGGGTTCATACTACCTTCAGAAGATTAATGGAGGCGAAGGGATTCTCTCTACAGGGGCAGGCGGAGTCAAACCTGCAAAGGCATTGATACTCGGTGCAGGTATTGTTGGCACCAATGCTGCCCGTGTCTGTATCGGGCTTGGAATGGATACTGTTGTAATAAATAGAGGGTCAGAAAGATTGCAGAAGATCGATGAAATATTTCTGGGAAGAGTAAAGACCTTACCCCTTACAGAACATAATATAAAGGAAGAGATAAGGGATGCAGATATTGTAATTGGAGCAGTTCTTGTCCCCGGTGGAAGAACCCCGATACTGATAAGCAGAGAGATGCTTAAGACCATGAAAAAAGGCACTGTAATAATAGATGTATCTGTGGATCAGGGTGGATGTGTGGAGACATCAAGACCCACCACACATGATAATCCTGTTTATGAGGTTGATGGCATAATT
The window above is part of the Nitrospirota bacterium genome. Proteins encoded here:
- a CDS encoding cyclic nucleotide-binding domain-containing protein, which encodes MPSFTIEHALWALLLGGLSAVSLPMGAMLGVLWKPKAWVTAALTAFGAGALLAALSVELVAPTALAVMGQGASGSNVEVHGGSALVALFALLVGSIVGGILFIVLDQLLNAKGGYLRKTATTITYLSQRRKRRTERMLHRLGQIEFFRNIPPEHVQMLVEYLRPVTFEAGERLFRQGDRGDRMYFLEQGKITLLLDGKEFKALGTGDILGEIALLTGAPRTAEAVAHSHTVAFVLLKEDFDRIRKTLPELEEATTRLASQRLDELRHHQEVAAHAAADWAEKASNALRQSTSLPTPHEIRLAASEHKGAPLAIWLGSLLDGAAESFVIGAGFLAILTAKMAHGMPSFVEVIPYMLIVGVFLSNFPEAMSSSIGMKNQDWKAPKILALWVSLMVMAALGSVVGYSVGAEVGHIVIAGIEGVAAGAMLTMIAQTMIPEAVHLGGPNIVGLSTLAGFLSAVAFKILES
- a CDS encoding inositol monophosphatase family protein, whose protein sequence is MITNSKRADFLSTAIKAAKVAGNIILSNLGKISKNDIGLKQASDFVTRIDKESEYAIIRIIKEKFPDHYFLAEESSRDTDTGTYLWIIDPLDGTTNYIHGFPVFAVSVALQHKDEIITGVIFDPLKNELFTAEKGKGAFLNGQPIKVSAVTALQNSLITTGFPFRKKNLIDEYLKLFKNILHKVSDLRRAGAAALDLAYVACGRCEAFFELGLSPWDVAAGSLIIKEAGGIVTDFSGGTEYLSTGNIVAGNPVIHKEILKEVKGVFYPLSLHH
- a CDS encoding M48 family metallopeptidase — translated: MIQYLNLRHMRKAGATIPPEFEGKIDEALLKKTQEYEADKTRFGFVSSLFGNIVTIVFIFGGLLNIYNTWIASLNLSFIISGWFFFMFLFYAGEILSVPFNLYNIFKIENKYGFNTMTFRLWISDFIKSLLISTVIMSLIIFAGLWLIRLDPNLWWLWVWGFLFIFSIFIMYISPYVVEPLFNKFTPIEDESLKEKILKLVEKANIHAGRIFQMDASKRSRHTNAYFTGVGKTKRIVLYDTLLEGMNHNEILSVLAHEIGHWKKKHLLKALAAFGMFSLIVLYLTHRLIQGDFILTLFNISTNTIFAKFIILSFLVSILLLPLKPFVNFFLRRHERQADRASYDLTKDVESMVSAFIKLLKENLSNLYPHPLYVTLYYSHPPILERIRYIKGFQ
- a CDS encoding metal-dependent hydrolase gives rise to the protein MSPVTHFFIGWLVANTAKLDKRDRALVTVAGIISDADSLVIVADLLAGKSEPFRWYGEFHHVLTHNIGFAFLVTLLGFMLAKRRWITTFLVFISFHLHLLGDIAGSRGPDDYQWPIPYLWPFSNSFQLVWEGQWKLNAWQNVVITGIVIVLTLFFAWKRGYSPLEMISAKADAIFVRTLRQRFGNP
- the amrS gene encoding AmmeMemoRadiSam system radical SAM enzyme, which encodes MEKEAYLYTGLADGKVICLTCQRRCVISEGKKGWCHTRMNKGEMLYSLIYGEVSSLSINPIEKKPVFHFYPGSRWLSLGSVGCNFRCPGCQNWDISHWKVGTMYTEYLPPEELVLKAKSTGCIGISWTFNEPALWFEYTLDGARLARAQGLYTNYVTNGFITGEALEAIAPFLDVYRVDIKAFSDRTYLRTCHIEGFEGILEITKKAKEYGMHVECVTNVTPGFNDNKTELRDIASWIKISLGPETPWHVTRFYPHHKLSHLSSTPISDLERARMIGKEEGLWYVYLGNVPGHRWENTYCHECGELLIERYIFEIIRNKVEKGRCPKCGTLIPGRFEANNGKEK
- the ald gene encoding alanine dehydrogenase; translation: MIIGVPKEIKKEEYRVGITPFGVEELKRDGHTILIETGAGEGSGFSDDEYLKVDADIVDREILFKKAELIVKVKEPSPSEYDLLRERQAIFTYLHLAPNRELTELLLNKKVIALGYETLQKDGTLPLLAPMSEIAGRMAPIMGSYYLQKINGGEGILSTGAGGVKPAKALILGAGIVGTNAARVCIGLGMDTVVINRGSERLQKIDEIFLGRVKTLPLTEHNIKEEIRDADIVIGAVLVPGGRTPILISREMLKTMKKGTVIIDVSVDQGGCVETSRPTTHDNPVYEVDGIIHYTVANMPGAYPRTSTLALTNATLTYIKTIANKGIERAIKEDPTIKSALNTYRGEVVHKTLADSMGIAYKNIAEILMLP